A window of Chiloscyllium punctatum isolate Juve2018m chromosome 37, sChiPun1.3, whole genome shotgun sequence contains these coding sequences:
- the LOC140462781 gene encoding uncharacterized protein, with product MPLAVGRVTSSAMLDTAGTCQAKISGKGAHGRVIRSALQVSDQSSSRQGAYDRRFRSALKVRREPDRSSSRQGAHSRVFRSALQESDQSSSRQGAHGRGFRSANIKRLMVGAGVMEAECRRFHGYQFEADELFQRGLAQLGDAVRCSEERLLEAKVYYYCRFIGPIDLESYKRWLSSQIIDAKNDLAAEEDMTKAFERLLRQTPSDQGQNDETATIETTKVNYSLPIDQQAEKMEDVRMQFQVSEDIEGNDHNTYCELTEDSQIKEPHENKTIGDTTHLSALTTEVTGESCTLSFAQVLHLVQSGQEIPGIQKHKIMSINSAPTVSQMARKLKPWERV from the exons ATGCCTCTGGCAGTTGGCAGAGTCACCAGCTCAGCCATGCTTGATACAGCAGGCACCTGTCAAGCTAAAATCTCTggtaag GGGGCGCACGGCCGCGTAATCCGGTCCGCGCTGCAGGTGTCCGATCAATCCTCCAGTCGACAGGGGGCGTACGACCGCAGATTCCGGTCTGCACTCAAGGTGCGGCGGGAGCCCGATCGATCCTCCAGTCGGCAGGGGGCGCACAGCCGCGTATTCCGGTCCGCGCTGCAGGAGTCCGATCAATCCTCCAGTCGGCAGGGGGCGCACGGCCGCGGATTCCGGTCCGCCAACATCAAGAGGCTGATGGTGGGGGCTGGAGTAATGGAGGCTGAGTGCAGGCGGTTTCACGGCTATCAGTTCGAGGCTGACGAGCTCTTCCAACGAGGCTTGGCCCAGCTGGGAGACGCGGTGCGGTGTTCCGAGGAGCGACTCCTTGAGGCCAAGGTGTACTATTACTGCAG GTTTATTGGACCCATTGATCTTGAAAGCTACaaaagatggctttcttcacaaaTAATTGATGCCAAGAATGACTTAGCGGCAGAGGAAGATATGACAAAGGCTTTTGAGAGACTGCTCAGACAAACTCCAAGTGATCAAGGACAAAATGACGAAACAGCAACAATAGAGACCACAAAGGTCAATTATTCGCTACCCATAGATCAACAAGCAGAGAAAATGGAGGATGTGAGAATGCAATTTCAGGTTAGTGAAGACATAGAAGGTAATGATCACAACACGTACTGTGAACTAACAGAAGACAGCCAAATAAAGGAACCACATGAAAATAAAACAATTGGTGACACTACACATCTTTCAGCTTTAACCACAGAAGTTACTGGAGAAAGCTGTACCTTATCTTTTGCTCAAGTACTGCACCTTGTGCAAAGTGGACAAGAAATCCCTGGCATTCAAAAACACAAAATTATGTCAATTAATAGTGCACCTACTGTTTCACAAATGGCAAGGAAGCTTAAACCTTGGGAAAGGGTGTAA